The proteins below come from a single Stomoxys calcitrans chromosome 1, idStoCalc2.1, whole genome shotgun sequence genomic window:
- the LOC106094273 gene encoding cuticle protein 8-like has product MASDECISVTTSSGTTFPFLILAAFCVTFSQSIPIEGDHYEHAAILDAAPIAAHVEQPAYPKYAFHYGVKDHQTGDIKSQAEERDGDVVRGQYSLVEPDGSVRTVNYHADDIHGFNAVVHKSDPAGHSGDAAPLYNHALLDHY; this is encoded by the exons ATGGCCTCCgatgaatgcatatcagtgacaacctcttctggcaccACATTTCCC TTCCTTATTCTTGCAGCCTTTTGTGTTACTTTTTCTCAAAGCATACCAATTGAAGGGGACCACTATGAACATGCAGCAATATTGGATGCAGCACCTATTGCAGCTCATGTAGAACAACCA GCATATCCCAAATACGCCTTTCACTATGGTGTTAAAGATCACCAAACGGGAGATATCAAGTCGCAGGCTGAAGAACGTGATGGTGATGTAGTTAGAGGTCAATACTCTCTGGTGGAACCTGATGGGTCAGTACGTACTGTGAACTATCACGCGGACGATATACACGGATTCAATGCTGTTGTTCATAAGTCGGATCCTGCTGGTCACTCAGGTGACGCGGCTCCTTTATATAACCATGCTTTACTGGATCATTACTGA